The DNA segment AATCAATCAGGTTGGGTCCCGGCGTTAAATGGCCTCACTCAGGGGATCGGATGTTTACATGACGACTTTGGGTGGAATTATCAATAATTCAAGAACGTATCGCTACGTGTAGCATATTGATCTTTCCTGTGCCAGATATGGTCCCTGCCTGAAGTCTTTGTCCCGCTCATGTTCCCATGTGACGAAAGCCAATTGACCCTTTATaatgccccgccccctgccgCTCCTCTGGAGTAGTCAGAGCTGCCATGGAGCCCCAACTGCGACTAACTGCACCCACTGAATATCTTTCTGGATGAAGCGAAGAGCGGGACAAGCAGACAGAAAGGTTGATAGGTTGATAATATACCAATCGATTCAGCATTGAAAACAGGGTTAAACAAATTACCTTTGACCCACGCTATGATTGACGGGTCAATTGCAAACTAGTTGGGGTTTATCCTTATCAAAACTTGGTATTAGGAGAAACGAGAGATCCGCCCTAGTGCTGCGTACTTAGCTTTTGTCCATTCttgcacaaagacaaaaaaaacatttctacaaTCATTCACGTTACTTCAGGAATAACTTTTCCAAAACTCCAAAATGTAAATCGTCGACCTGAACGGCGGAACGGGATGAAGACACCGACGTTGCAGGTGACAGACTGGGACTATGAAGCggaggtggagagagatggAAAGTGGCGCTTACCCTCAGGCTGTGGCAGTCTGGAGATGGTATCCAGCAGGAGGCAACGTCTGAACGTCAGCGTCTGGCAGGCCTGGTATGACAACACACAcctggaggagagcgagaggacgGCATGAGAGAGCTGGCTGGCAGGCagggacacgcacgcacacacatacacacacacacacacacacacacacacacacacacgttgagcaGGAGCCGCTCCGACGGGCACAGATCCCCCTCTCAGTGCCCGCCACAACCGTCACGTCTTCCAGCTAGCGAGAAGCCAGGAGACGCGTTTGACAGATGATATTTATGAGACGACGAGAGTGGCGCGTGTGTAAATATCAAAAGGTGGGAGGCTTGATTACTGCTCTGTGAAGATAAACAAACCGCCGTAGAAGGAATTTggcattcaaattaaattaatgtcCCACCAGGCACGTTGAGGCTAAAGCTAATAAAAAAGCATCTTTAGTGGATTGGCGTTGAGCTCGGGGAAGAGAACCGTCTCCATACCTGAGCCACATGTGACCGTTTTTACAGACGGCCTGTTTGTGGTCCGAGAAGGGCAGCACGGCCTGACACAAGCTGCAGCGCTCCGAGAACGTCTGCTTGTTCATCTTGTTCTTTATGTGGCCAATCAGAACCTGAGAGGgaagacacaaacgcacacacacgcagagccaCAGAAGGCGATTCAACTTAATAAGCAAATTTATTCGGAGAAGCGGTGGCTTTACCaaacaattaataaaataaattgtttgatGGAAGATGGAAAATTGCAAAAGCAGCACATTAAGGAAGAAAGGAGGGAATTCCCTGGGACCTTTTAGAGAAATGATTGCTACAGCAGATATGAAACATTGCAGTGGCCCTTCACACCGTGCGTCTGCAGTCGACGACCTGTGACGCGGCTCATGGAACAAAAAGTGAACTTGATGGTTACCTCTGAACCTCTGTCGTTGCCGTCTCTGGAGAGGTACTCCACCAGCCCGCATGTGGGAATGCTGGTGTTCTGAGTAATCCAGGTGTTGAGGTACACCACCCCCAGCACCTTCTTCATGTTCTCTCTCATCATGTGGGTCTCCACGGCATTGATCCAGGCCTGcacctcctccatctgctgTTCCGGGTTCCCCTCCTCCTGTTTCACTTCCAACAGCGGCGCATCGTCTttgtcctcatcttcctccccctcgccctcctcctcttcctcgtcccgTACAAGCACCTTGTTCTCCTCGTGCGTCGGTTTCCAGTGGTGGTCCGTGGGAGGCATTTGCAGCGACTGGTAAAGTATCCGCACCAGGAAGAGCTTGAAGCGCCACAAGTAGGGGGAGTCGACCTCCTGGATCTTTCGGTCGACCTCGTCCAGCAGCGCCGCGGGGATGCACTTGTTTTTCAAAACCTGCCACCTCACCAGATCGAGCAGGTCGGCTGTCTTGTACAAGTTCTGCGCGGGCGACTTGAGCAGCAGCGCTGCGGCCTCTTCCGACGTCTTCAGGGCCACAAAGTGAACCTGGTAGGTCCTGCTGATCGGGTGGTGGCTGCCGACCATCCCCGGCGTGCTGGCGAGGGCGCAGTACGCTCCGTTGTGGCTCACAGCGATCCCGTGTATCCGCCTCCCAGAGAGGCTCTCGGACTGCAGCAGGTCCTCCTGTTTGAAGATCAACGTGTTCTCCGTAAACGTGGGCGTCAGCTTCTTCATCAGGCCGTCGAGGGAGCATGTGTACACCGCGACGCCGTGCTGACTGATTGCCAGCGAGACCACCGGGAGCGAGTGCAGGCCCGCCACGTGGGAGTTGTGCACGTTCAGTCCAGCCGGCGAAATCAGGAGCAGGCACCAGAAGACGTAGCAGCCGCGCGAGGCCACGATGAGGCTGCAGCTGGACTTCTGGATCGGGTGGATCATCGGGACACACTTGAGGTTCTCCACGGCGAGCTCGTCGCACTCCTTCCAGAGGATGACCGGGTGCCGCAGGGTGAAGTAGCCCTTCACTCCGGCCAGGCTGACCGGCACGATCTTGACGGGCCCCGCCTCGCTACCAATGATCAGGCCGCTCATCCGCCGCTCGCCGTTCTCGTACTCCCACCACGCCAGGTCGCTGGGTCTGCTGACGCCCGACTCTACGATGTCGTAAAACGTGACGTCCGCCTCGCTCAGGTAGGGCAGTACGAACTTCCACAAGACCAGGTCGCCGTTTTCCATCAGGACGGCGAGGAGGACCATCTCCGTGTCTTTGCACGAGTTGTCCGGCTGCACCTGTTTGGTTGTGTAAACGCTCGACCACTCCATCCTCAACGGCGTCTGCATGCGGAAGCGCCGCTGCAGCTCGTCAAAGTCCTGCAGGTCGGCCTGCGGGGGCTTGTTGTCCTTTTTGGAATAGCCTCGCTCCTTTAGCCTGGCGCCGTACCTTTTGGTGAGGTTGACCAGCGTGTTCCACTCCAGGCGCTTGTGGCTGTTGTGGATGGTGAGCCGGTGGTCGAGGGTGAGGCAGGCGAGCAAACAGCGCCCGCTAGAGTCGCAGCCCAACGGGGACCAGCTGGCATATTTTATTCCCTTGAGCGGCCCCATTGACGGGTTCATCACCTGGTCGGCCAGGAAGAGTTGTTTCACTGAGGGGTCGGGGTGGGACGAGAACTTCCCCACTGCTTCAGCTAGCTCCGCCGCCGGTCCCACCTTCAGAGTGGAAATCATAAGTGAAGGTTAAAAAGGTCCGatacatatgtatacaataTGTAATGAAGTATGtttgcagctggactgctggaGAGTCAGTGCTAACTTAGAAACGATGTATTAAACAGAACGGGACCTCTTTGAGCGCGCCTTcgtctgccgccccccccccccctatttacAAGCACTTAATCATATCTATGAAATGACAGCAGGAAAGCAACGCTGCCTGTCTGCCACTGTGCCGGGCGGATTATAAAATTCAGCTCCATCCAGCATTTCATCTGCCAAGTGGATTTTTGGACCGGAGGACGAACCTATAAACAATCATGTTTACACACCAGAGCAGCTGCGCCGAGGCAGATTCAACCACAGCAAGATTGTTTTTCAGTTTCTCTTCCCATCAACATTTGTATTCTGTCGCTTTAATCATCCGCTCCGTTCAGTTCGGTAAATAACGAAATACGCCGCCGCTAAACTAATAGCACACAGGAGAATAGCAGCTTGCTGTGTTTACACAGGTTTGGTTGACAAGGAGACAAAAAGTGGCTACTCTGCAGTAGACGACGCACACGTGTCACGTTGTAATCACCTAGTCTTACTTAACACCTCCAATAGATGCACAGATAAATAGATGCATGTTGTTGAAAAACCAAGAGTAAATGGAAAAAACACTGCCGACTCTATTGGGGCTTGTCCTTATCTGGCTCAAACACTTGGcaagataaataaaatacatctgCATGCAGACAAACGTGAAGGACATTAGAGCCGACAGGCAAAAGCTTGCGTTTTGCACCACTGAAAATGCAAATACTTTGAAACAAATCAATCTTAAGGTAGATCTTTTAGCCCGAAGAAGTGCCAACCATTTGAAAATGTTGTTGTACGACCAAGAGCTTTGCGTATCCACAATGTATCCACGGCTGGAGATTAAAGTGCCACCACACTGCGTTCTGCTTTCCGTTACCTCACTGGAGCTCACACAGGTGGCATGTGGACGGCCCACAAGGTTCAACGTTACAGAGCAGATGTCTtaagtcaaaagaaaaaaccccaCACACAACTGGATGGATTATCAACTAATCAGACTGGTTTCACTTGGTTAGTTGTCATTATGTGAGGATGTTTTTCCAACTGGTGGAGGCATTCGTTGTACCAACCTTGTTGTACCAAGGCAAGGAATGGTTGCTGTTGCGGTCCAGCGGATACCCTGTGGGTTGCTTTTAATCATTGGCTGACCTCTTAgtagactggggggggggggggggggggcagcagagtaTTCAGTTGCATTTGGAGAATTGGTGGCACGTCCCCCTGCTAGAGTAGAGTGAAGCAGCGCTACGCGAACAGCTGTGCTTGTTGGTTATGACACATTACAGGACTACCAGAGACCACGTGACGTCACAGAACGTCATCAGCCCACCCGGCTCCAGGGTGACGGTCACCGGTGTCTCTTAGCTAAGCTAACGCCACAGGGCTACCTGTCTCCGCGCCGTTCCCTCCATGGAGCAGGAAACAGCGGGAGGCGGGTGGGCATTTACCCGCAGTTTGGGAGCCTCCGTCGGGACGGGGATGCAGGTCCTGTGCAGCGTCAGCTCCTGCTGGCTGCTGTGGACGTCGCACACCAGCTCCATCATCGACACGGAGCTGGTGGTGCACACAGCCAGGCGGTGATCCTGTGACCAGGCGAGCGGCTGCAGCCCGCTGACCGGGGCCAGGAGCGGGACGACAGGGTCCCGCTTAAACGGGACCTCTTCCGGGCAAATGCGCAGGTCTTCGTCGGCTTCTGGCTCGGTCTTAATGACTACATTTCTGGTCGGTGTTCTCGCCGAAGCTGGCGGACTGGCGGCAGCCATGTTTTCCCCTTGTGGTGGAAGTGACGTCGACGTGGGCGGGGTTTGAAGGAGGGACTTCCTCCGCGGAGATAAATAGTTCtctgcatgctgtgtgtgtttcaacgGCAGTACATCGATTTCATAATGAGACTTACTGATAGTTTCAGTCCCAGACGCACATAGATCATCTGCAGAGTGAAACCCATAATAAGTTGAAGACTCGACAAATGGTATGTGATATAATATTGTATAATGAAATCAATACAAATGAGTCCAGTGTCAAACCATCCAACAAGCTGCTCACAGCTCATGTCTTCATTCTTGCGGCTGTGTTTTTTTGCCCTTTAACCTTCCCCAGCAAGAAGAAAAACTGATTAAATGCAGTTAATACTGTCCCAATCCCTGGCTTTCTATGTAGTCTCCACTTCACTCGAGTGCCAGTCAATCTGTTCCCCACGACAGACTGCCAGCATGCATCCAAAGTATTCACCATCAATAACATTCCTCACATATGTTAATGATAATGTAATTACTCACATGCACCGTGGTAATAAgcaatttatacattttatatttcgtATAGTGTCTGTGTGAATTTTTATATTTGAACTgcgttttgaaataaaaattacAGTTTAAATACACTTGTAATGCAAACTGAACATGTCTTTATGTTTGCTCTAGGTAGAATAATGGTTGTGTTCTGAGACATAATGGCTCACACGAAACAGCACTGGCAGCCTTGGGCAGTGTCGGCACTTGCACATCCTCGTTTTAATTAGAGCAGATTAGATGAAACTTTAATGTGTTCCACAGGGAAATTTTGCATTCAATGTGACACACTCACTCAGCGAGATTAGGCCTGTGTTGAAACAGCACTGGCACTCAACAATGACACATTCACCACTccgagagaaaaagaagaatgagCTCCATCCCTGACAGGCGCAACATCACTCATTTCATCTGTCCGAGCGCAGCCGCCGTTCAACGAGAGGCGCCAGTAATTGTCACATTTCATCGTCAATTAattagaaatatgaaaactGTCCCGTCCCCCCTTGATGGCTCAGATACATATCAGCATGCGTAATGCGATGAGTCCCCGGCTGCCCCTGGACCGGTCAGAGGTGGAACTGCTGCAGCGGGATGCCGAGCGGGAGACGCAGGCAGACAGTGATTTGTTATGGCCCGCACATGAAAAAGCTCCTCGCTCACTAGCTGCCTGACTCTCAGCAAGATGACAGCAGGATTTCAACAGGCAGAGTTATTTGtcacaaaacaaattgttacAAATCTGTGAGACAAACATAGAATAGCGCGCCCACCGTGTTTTAATCTctcatttttctgtcttttgtttcGATAATCGGGATGAATAAATGAACCGTGGTATGTTTCATTCTTAATGAAGCGTGTAGCGAATGAATATTTCACACACCTGCTGTGTGTCTTTGGTGGGTTTTGACTGGGGACCCGATCCCAGCCCGGGAACGCATGAATGTTGGATGAAACATTCATCAAACACTGTCACAAAAACTTTATCCTCTCCTGTCGGAGGAACAGGCCCCCGCGCGGGCCAAAGTAACCCCAGCCATAATCCGATCCCCGGCCTTTGTCTTACTTTTTGTGTGGGAGTGGAATTATTTAGGCTGCACTGGAGTCGTGTCTGAAGGTGTAGAGGTTATGTGGTATAGGTTTATGGATAAGGGTGGGGTCAGCTCAGGTCGATCCCCTGCATCTATAAAATCCACCTGCCGCCTTGTTATCGCCTGCAGTTTCCTCCTCAGCCGTCCAACCCTCGGTACACCATCTCTCCGCCGCCTGCTTGCTCCAAGTGTCACCGGAGCCGCTTACATATATCTCGCGAGGGAGCCCGCTGGGACGTTTTGATGCGCGGTTCATCGTACATGTTTTAATCATTCAGTACCTCAGACACGTCCCGGGAGGGGGGCCGCTGTAGCACATTACCGAGTACACACAATTAGGGCTGTAATCACGATGATGATAATGAAATGTATTCAGAGCATATCAGCTCGGTTCATTCTGCAGGACTGAAGCCCCAGAACAAGCCTTAGCGCTCGGGCTCCTGGAGCTTCCACCACcagcctcccccaccccccaccaccccctccacacaaacacaaccccgCCCTGTGGAGACAGGCAGAGCCCGGCAGGTTGCCACGTCAGAGATTAGCAGTCATAGCCGTCCACTTGGCGCTCCTTCTGGGCCGTCAACTGCAAAAGGCTCACCTGACAGGTGTTGCTCTCAATCAgtgctcctctgccccccctcgtccctcccCCCACTCCACCAAGCTGTCCTTGGAGTGGGAAGGGACCAGGaggcctcccctccccctctcctgaCAGCCTCTTCAGGCGATGCTCGGAGATGAACACCAGAAAAGAAACGGTAAATCCCTCCCCCAGTGAGAAACTATTGATATCACATCGGTGACATCAGCAGGAAACACAGAgctgctcttttttcttcttttttttttagttccccCCCAGGGATGTTCAGTCAGGTCAAGGTGATAGTATGTGAGGATCAGAAGGAGGGCTTCAATGCAGGAATAATGGTTCATGCTGGGAACAGTTTCAACAGACTGTAGGCCAAAAATAAACTGATCAGCAgtgtatttgttatttaatgtaaactgatttaagttatttaaatattgctaaGAAATCTTGTGACATCTACCTCAATGCCTATTGAGGGGGATTGAGCATACTGTAAATTAATTTATTGAGGCAAATGGCCACTTCCATATTGAATCGTTTAAAGGAATACTGATGTTTAAGTtgtataaatacaaaacatggGCGGCTGCATCATTTCCAAACGTTTTGCAAAATGTCCTTGCTAAAACGTCTCAGACATATTTTACAAGCCTGTGAGACATGACTGTGAAAATCAGTTTTCAATGGTGGGAGGTACCAAACACATCTTACCATACCGGCAGGCAAAtttgaaaatacacatttatttcgCAATGAATAGGATGTAAAGGGCCACTTGTCCTATGTGATTTCATTTTAAGCAATACCATTATTTGGTAGTTGTAAATACATTATGAGTATTGGCACAtccgtttttgtttttcacttggaac comes from the Gasterosteus aculeatus chromosome 14, fGasAcu3.hap1.1, whole genome shotgun sequence genome and includes:
- the gtf3c4 gene encoding general transcription factor 3C polypeptide 4 isoform X2, encoding MAAASPPASARTPTRNVVIKTEPEADEDLRICPEEVPFKRDPVVPLLAPVSGLQPLAWSQDHRLAVCTTSSVSMMELVCDVHSSQQELTLHRTCIPVPTEAPKLRVGPAAELAEAVGKFSSHPDPSVKQLFLADQVMNPSMGPLKGIKYASWSPLGCDSSGRCLLACLTLDHRLTIHNSHKRLEWNTLVNLTKRYGARLKERGYSKKDNKPPQADLQDFDELQRRFRMQTPLRMEWSSVYTTKQVQPDNSCKDTEMVLLAVLMENGDLVLWKFVLPYLSEADVTFYDIVESGVSRPSDLAWWEYENGERRMSGLIIGSEAGPVKIVPVSLAGVKGYFTLRHPVILWKECDELAVENLKCVPMIHPIQKSSCSLIVASRGCYVFWCLLLISPAGLNVHNSHVAGLHSLPVVSLAISQHGVAVYTCSLDGLMKKLTPTFTENTLIFKQEDLLQSESLSGRRIHGIAVSHNGAYCALASTPGMVGSHHPISRTYQVHFVALKTSEEAAALLLKSPAQNLYKTADLLDLVRWQVLKNKCIPAALLDEVDRKIQEVDSPYLWRFKLFLVRILYQSLQMPPTDHHWKPTHEENKVLVRDEEEEEGEGEEDEDKDDAPLLEVKQEEGNPEQQMEEVQAWINAVETHMMRENMKKVLGVVYLNTWITQNTSIPTCGLVEYLSRDGNDRGSEVLIGHIKNKMNKQTFSERCSLCQAVLPFSDHKQAVCKNGHMWLRCVLSYQACQTLTFRRCLLLDTISRLPQPEDPEWIRKILQAPCTLCDSPMI
- the gtf3c4 gene encoding general transcription factor 3C polypeptide 4 isoform X3, which encodes MNPSMGPLKGIKYASWSPLGCDSSGRCLLACLTLDHRLTIHNSHKRLEWNTLVNLTKRYGARLKERGYSKKDNKPPQADLQDFDELQRRFRMQTPLRMEWSSVYTTKQVQPDNSCKDTEMVLLAVLMENGDLVLWKFVLPYLSEADVTFYDIVESGVSRPSDLAWWEYENGERRMSGLIIGSEAGPVKIVPVSLAGVKGYFTLRHPVILWKECDELAVENLKCVPMIHPIQKSSCSLIVASRGCYVFWCLLLISPAGLNVHNSHVAGLHSLPVVSLAISQHGVAVYTCSLDGLMKKLTPTFTENTLIFKQEDLLQSESLSGRRIHGIAVSHNGAYCALASTPGMVGSHHPISRTYQVHFVALKTSEEAAALLLKSPAQNLYKTADLLDLVRWQVLKNKCIPAALLDEVDRKIQEVDSPYLWRFKLFLVRILYQSLQMPPTDHHWKPTHEENKVLVRDEEEEEGEGEEDEDKDDAPLLEVKQEEGNPEQQMEEVQAWINAVETHMMRENMKKVLGVVYLNTWITQNTSIPTCGLVEYLSRDGNDRGSEVLIGHIKNKMNKQTFSERCSLCQAVLPFSDHKQAVCKNGHMWLRCVLSYQACQTLTFRRCLLLDTISRLPQPEDPEWIRKILQAPCTLCDSPMI
- the gtf3c4 gene encoding general transcription factor 3C polypeptide 4 isoform X1, whose protein sequence is MAAASPPASARTPTRNVVIKTEPEADEDLRICPEEVPFKRDPVVPLLAPVSGLQPLAWSQDHRLAVCTTSSVSMMELVCDVHSSQQELTLHRTCIPVPTEAPKLRVNAHPPPAVSCSMEGTARRQVGPAAELAEAVGKFSSHPDPSVKQLFLADQVMNPSMGPLKGIKYASWSPLGCDSSGRCLLACLTLDHRLTIHNSHKRLEWNTLVNLTKRYGARLKERGYSKKDNKPPQADLQDFDELQRRFRMQTPLRMEWSSVYTTKQVQPDNSCKDTEMVLLAVLMENGDLVLWKFVLPYLSEADVTFYDIVESGVSRPSDLAWWEYENGERRMSGLIIGSEAGPVKIVPVSLAGVKGYFTLRHPVILWKECDELAVENLKCVPMIHPIQKSSCSLIVASRGCYVFWCLLLISPAGLNVHNSHVAGLHSLPVVSLAISQHGVAVYTCSLDGLMKKLTPTFTENTLIFKQEDLLQSESLSGRRIHGIAVSHNGAYCALASTPGMVGSHHPISRTYQVHFVALKTSEEAAALLLKSPAQNLYKTADLLDLVRWQVLKNKCIPAALLDEVDRKIQEVDSPYLWRFKLFLVRILYQSLQMPPTDHHWKPTHEENKVLVRDEEEEEGEGEEDEDKDDAPLLEVKQEEGNPEQQMEEVQAWINAVETHMMRENMKKVLGVVYLNTWITQNTSIPTCGLVEYLSRDGNDRGSEVLIGHIKNKMNKQTFSERCSLCQAVLPFSDHKQAVCKNGHMWLRCVLSYQACQTLTFRRCLLLDTISRLPQPEDPEWIRKILQAPCTLCDSPMI